From Vicia villosa cultivar HV-30 ecotype Madison, WI unplaced genomic scaffold, Vvil1.0 ctg.001488F_1_1_1, whole genome shotgun sequence:
TTTTGCCTTCCATGCACCATAACAAGTGTACTTTGCAATACATGCACCACAACAAGTGTATTTTGCAATACATGCACCATAACAAGTGTATACCATAAACCTTGCTAGATGTCATCACATGCAACCTTCCATTTTTTCAAATGTGAGTTTGCTATATGGAAATGGATGGACCCCACATAATTTGCACATCTTCTTAGGCATTTTTGACATCTAAGAAGATGTGCACAAATTTCAGCAAGGCACTCTTGTAAATGGATGTATAAAATGGACATTGCAGAAAGTCATACTTGGACTATAGTGGAACTCCCACCTAAAAAACACTCTTGTGAATGGTTGTATAAGACTAGGTTCGTTGAAAAGACATATACTCAAATTGAGGGCATCGACTACTTTGACACATTTTCACATGTTGTCAAGGTCACCACAATCAGACATTTATTATTTGTAGTAGCTATTAAAGGGTGGCATTTGGAACAACTTGATTTGAATAATGTATTTATGCATGGTGACATACATGAAGAGCCATCGTGTGTCTAAATTCTATCAAATTTATAAACTTACAAAATCACTATATAGCTTGAAACATTTAAATAGATAATGGCACCTTAAGCTTTGTTCTGCACTGATTTCCTaaacatatttaaaattataagttGATCATTCTTTATATGTCAAATCCAATAGCACTAATTTTACTTCTCTTTTAATTTATGTGAATGAAATTGTATTATCTCGAAACCATCCATGAAATTCAATTTGTCAAGAAACTTTtagattcaaaattcaaaatcaaagatCTGGGTTAGTAGATAAATTTTCCGTGATTTGAGATTGTTAGGTCTCATACAAGTATTTTATTAAACCAAAGAAAATACACACTTGAACTTTTTGAAGACACATGGTTTCTTTAGGCTTATTAGTAGACTCATTTATCCAACCGTAACCGCCACTAGAATAAATATTTCTTATGATCTAAAAGATCTGAGTCAATTGAGTCAATTTGTGTAAAAATATCTCTTTCCACATTATGAAGATACAAGAGTTCTAAGATATCTCAAATATTTCCTTTACTACATGTACCCTTTTTCTACCTCTAGtagttttattcaaattttattttgattattaggTTAGTTAGAACTTAGAAGTTTGTAAGTTTATTCTAACTTACTTCAACCAACTTGTACATATAGGTAATACCTATTGCTGTTGTAACTGATTCAATTAGATATTCAATTGATTCTTTGACGATTCATCAAAATATGACTTCAATTTCATGTCTAACCTTCCATCATCAACGTACAGATAACATTATATGAACAAACATTAAACAcaaatttcaattatatattaattccTTGGTAATTGGAGCGAAGGTGCAGTATCATTATGTATTTCACTAGCTAAATATGTTAAAACAGAGAAAATTGTTTAGAATAGTTAAAGATAGAGGAGAACTTATATCAACAAATCAGAGTGGCGCAGCGGAAGCGTGGTGGGCCCATAACCCACAGGTCCCTGGATCGAAACCAGGCTctgataatttcaatttttttttctctttccaattTTCCGAAAACTCAACGCTATCACTCTCTTCATCGTTTTGCATCATCGCTTCGGCCACTTCTtcgttttctctctctctttttttttttttgttgttaaaattcctcacacaaaattcaaatccaaaacATTACCGTGTAATTCCCCAATTTATAAACCCTAAAATCGGAATCAGGATTTTTCAGAAGGCAAAATGAGAAGGAGACCTGGAATTGGAGGATTACAAACAGCTGCTGCTGCAAGGGATCAATATAGGTTGCTTGGTGAGAATGTAGCAAAGATCAGAACTGATATGATGAAGGAACAGCTTTCCACTTTTCGTTCTCAGCTTGAAGATTTTGCTCGCAAGCATAAGGttcttttttttcatataaattcTTCCCTTTTATATTCTGAttaattgattgattgatttttaattttgttgtggGAAGTTAGAAAAAGAGTTGATTTTTAATTCTGCTGTATTGGAAAAGTTCAATTTTGTTCTCAAAAGTTTATGTTTTCATTCCAAATGGTAGTTAGTTGTGGTTTGATGATTTTTGGTACTTGGGTTTGGATGGTTTCTATTGAAAGATTGTAGCTTTAAGAGATGtgtttggttttgagctttgtaggACTGACACCTTTGTGTCTGTGTTCATGTCCGAAGCTGACATAGATATTTGTGATTATGTTTAACTTatccatttttcaaatttttatccgTGTCGACTTGTCAGTGTCGATGTCTTGTTTccggtgtccgtgcttcataggttTTGAGATCCTTGCCAATTCAAAAGTGGTTGGATTTTAATTTTTGAGGTTAATTGCCAAAGCCACGGCTGTAATATTGTTTGTTCTAGGAGTACAATCAGTGTTGTCAAATATCAACCATGGCAGATTGCGGTGACAGATTTTTTTTTGACAACTGCCATGACCAATTGGTGATGGTCGGGGTGCCATGATGTTTTAGGCGGATAGATAGCTTTGACTAAAAATGGCGGATTTTTCGATAAATTCCATGGCCAATTGGTGAAGGCCGGCGGTGCCAGGATGTTTTAGGTGGATAGCAGTGGCTTAAAATTGCGGATTTTTATTACAACTGCCATGGCCAATTGGTGAAGGTCGGCGGCACCATTATGTTTTAGGCGAATAGCAGTGACTTAAAATGACGGACTTTTTGACAACTGCCATGGCCAAATTAGTGAAGGTCGGGGCGCCATGATGATTTAGGTGGATAAATAGCTTTGACTAAAAATGGCGGATTTTTCGATAACTGTCATGGCCATGGTGTTTTAGGCGAATAACGGTGGTTAAAATGATTGGTTTTTGGTTTTTGTCGTCGGCAATCAATAAAACTGTTAATAATGTGATTGTAATCATTCCATGAAAGTGGGATGAATTGATGTATTTTTGCTATAAATGATGCTGGTTGCTGACTGATGAAGTTGCTATAATGTTTGTGAGGTTATTATCAGCTTTTCAATGTCAGGAAGTTCTGTTCAGGGGCGGGCTTGAAATATTTGAAGGCCTTGAAACTCCTGGGGCACGACTGATTAACATCTCACTTTGATCATGTTTTGTGAATTcctctttataaatattttacaaaaatcctatttttattttttgttgcaaTAAATGAGTAAAATGACGCTAATTGTTGGTATCACTGGCTGGTTCAGAATGACATCCGCAAGAACCCTGCATTCAGATCACAGTTTCATGAGATGTGTGCTAAGGTTGGAGTAGATCCCTTGGCCTCAAATAAGGGATTTTGGGCCGAGCTGTTGGGAATTGGTGATTTCTATTATGAACTTGGTTGGTAATATCTTTCTAAAACTTGTTTACTTTCCCAACAAATGGTTTTCTTATGCATGTATGAATCATTCATGCGATGCGTTTAATGTAATGCCGACTAATGTTAACTTTTCAGAAATAGATATTGGCATAACACGTTGTTTTGTTATGGTTTCTTAGAATGTTTTGTTAACATGAGCTACTTGGCTAGACAGGAGTTCAAATAGTGGACATTTGCTTGGCTACTAGACCCCTCAATGGTGGATTAATCAACCTGCAGGAACTGTGTAATCTCCTTCGCCAGAGACGAAAAAGTGACAGAGGAGTGGTTTCTGAGGATGATTGCCTGCGCGCTATCAGTAAACTGAAGGTCTTGTGATTTACCATGTCCTTAAACCTAACTATGACTGTTAGTTTTGATgaacgttttttttttttgtgtaatcaagataatattaacgggagaactaagggttctccaacctttttACACGAAAGAACCCAACAAAAGGCACAAAAAAGACGAGAAATTACCTACCAATTGATGCTACAAAAGAAAACCCAAAGGGTCCTTAGTAAATTCGTAAAAACTAAAATTGATGTAAATAAATAGTATATGCTTGCATGTATTTTGGAAGAGCACGTGTGTCCTTACTGCATTAATCTTTGTTTCTCCATTTGCTGAGATATTTGTTACATGCATTGTGGTTGACCATGTTGTGTTGCATACTGATTGTGTCACAAATTTCAGGTTCTAGGTAGCGGGTTTGAAGTTATTTCTGTTGGAAAGAAAAAACTTGTTCGTTCGGTTCCAACTGAGCTGAACAAAGACCATAACGAAATTCTAGAACTTGCCCAGGTAACTATTactcattttttaaatatacTAATGTATACATGCGGTTACTTGCCTCTTCCATTTTCCTGCTCTTTAAAAGTCACGGGATTGTGAACTTTCTAAAGCATGCCTTGTAAATTTGTAATTGCATGGTGATGATGGCATGGACCTAGTTGGCTGATGTTCTCTTTTTAGCTTATGAGAGTGGAAGTTGCTTAATGACTTCATCTCTAGGCCATGTTTAGATAAATAACTTAATTAAGTATACGCTATTTCTATGACAAAAGGGAAAATAATGTCAAACTGTTTTCGTATAAGCTGcaagttgttttcataagctaTAATTGAGAACTTATGGAATTAAGCTGAAAACAGCTTATTGACATGTCATAAGTTGCTGCCATAATCTCTTGCAAATAATCTCACAAGCACTTATGTCAGTAGACAAGTTTAAATAAGTCAATTCAAACTGACCTTAATCTATCGAATAACATGTAAATATCTGTTGAATATACTACCTTTTTACTATGAAAGATTACATTTTTTACACTTACATAACACTTTGTATATTTCAGGGTCAAGGGTTTGTGACTGTCGATCAAGTAGAAAAACGGCTATCTTGGACTTCGGGTCGTGCCATTGATGCACTTGATACATTACTTGATGTAAgataaactattttttaaaatttttttctttctttttatctttATCCAATAACATTTAATTGTAATACTGACCTCCAATCGCATGGACACTAAACATTGTTGTATTGGCTCATGCAGGACGGGCTTGCAATGATTGATGATGGCCACAAAGATGGAAAACGGCGATACTGGTTTCCGTGTGTATCACCAATTTCGTCTTTGACAGGAACTGATACCTTGTAAATTTGTTAGAAAAGTATCTGAGGTCAAATTTTTCAAGAACATTGTTAAACTGTTGTAAGTTTGCTAATTGTTTATTCCTCCTGGATTTTATGTGATGTACTCCTTGAATATTATGTGATGTACTCCTTGAATATGAGtataagtctttttttttttaaaattcccaTCACATAAGCTAAGTTTGGATTTGTTTCTATGCTATGGAAGCTTCTCAGTTAAAACAAGCTTATATGGCTTTCCGCATAGGAAAAGTCCTTGGCTAGTTAGCTTTATAAGCATTTATGGAAAAGTTAAATGAGTATTTCTTAACAAAATGAAATACGTTAAATAATGTGAACTTATGCACGAAGCTATTTAGTTTAAAAGAACTACTcattttttcaatattattttaatatgtagTTTTTAATAAGTGTCTCTTGAAATCATGTTTGGTGATATgatctatgaagcacggacaccagaAACACAACACGATAATGATACGTCAATATtggtaataattaataaaaaaatgaataaattaaacataatcacaagGGTCGGTGTTAATGTTCGACAGCGACATAGACACACTTTTTTTTCGGAGGTGTAGATGTGACATAGACACACTTTTATTTCGGAGGTGTAGATGTTACAGAGATATGatcaaattgaaaataaatatgcaACAGGGAAGTCTCCTGCCAAATATAACCTGAAGTTCTCCTTCCAAGCCCTAATGGCAAAGCTTAAAGTGGTGTGAATTAGTTGTTGTTTGGTCATTTTATTTCTTTCAAGTTAGTAATTTCTTGTATTATACACAACAGTTTGTATATGTATTCTCTTGATGAGCACTTAAAATTGGTGTCAGCAGTGGATGATTATTATCTAATTATGAAAAACTATTTTCTGAGTCATGAATTGAACATTTATTATAAATTGCTAGGTTCAATATCACTAAAAATATGATAGTAGATTTGCCAGCCTTAATCTTGCAACTATTTTCAACTTGCCTACAACGTAGTCATGGTACTATACTCTAATACACAGTTACTAGATATTATGAACTATGAGTAATATATAAAATGATTTAAAATGTATTAATTTTAATTGAGTGAAAACAGTATGGAAATAGATCCTCTCATGCCTTTCCCTCCTATCATCCCTCTCATGTTTCATCTAGTGGCTAAGAATGGATAAAAATTATACAGATGAAAAGATGTTACTTTGAAAAGTGAGAAAAATGATAGATGAGTGGCTAAGATGATGGTTGAATGGAAACAGGAGAGAAAACACTGCAGAGGATCCAAATCCAGAGAGCATAGGGAGATAACAATCATATACTCAGTTATCCACACAAATATTATATgcaacaaataaatattttaacaagaaaaagagaagaaagaagggTCATTGTGCTTGGCTTTGAGAAGCAATTTCAATATCCTCCAACCACTCAGAAGCAGGCTCACTCCATGATCTTGGCCTAACTCCAAGTTTAAAATACAATATCATTTCAATAGCTTCAAAAGCCTTAGTTTCATCCAACACCTCGTTCCAAACTCCACTTACTATGCAGTAATTATTGTTATACGGCGGCCGGTGATGCGCCCCGTGCTGCAATCGCGACACGAGCACTCCACTCTCCTGCAAAGCCACCACGAGAGGCGGAAGCCGGCTCTTTGTCCCATGAGCCCATGCATGAAATTGTTGGCTAAACATAATGCAACCCGCACACATGGCAACAAAGCTTTGAACTATAGGGTCATGGAAAACAAGGTCTATAGGAAGCACTACAAAAGTCACCACACGTGCAAGCGCGTGCAAATTGTTAGCAAATTGACGCTTAGTAATTGTCCAAGGCCATTTGTGATGGCCTTGGAAAGCTTCAATTTGAGCTCCAACAAACGGGGTCGATCCATCTCCATAATTATCAATGGCCCAATGATAAACTCCGGATCCGAGATCAGCTAAGATGTAACCAACCCATCCTGCCAAAATGGGCTCGACCCACATATTCATATCCATTGAGCCCTTTATAGACTCTCCCAAAGAAATTAGCAAAGTTGTGCATCCAACCGCGACCCATGCGCGATGAGACCATGTTGATTGCAAACTCGTCTCACTTTCCGTTGGATGGTTAGCGACGGTTACTGCCTTTATTGGCAGCGGCGCAAATCTAGGCTCAACGATCAATTGATCAACATTGGGCTTGGACTTCGGAGTAGCGGTAGTAGTTCTAGTAGTAGTAGTATTGGTGGAGCAATAGACACGAATCCGGTGTATGAGTTTGCTTTTTGTGCAAGCTTggtggtgaaagcttggaaggtAGTTGTGTTGAGTAAAGGAAGACATTGGAGAAGTTGAAGAGGAAGCAAAGGCTTGTATGAGAGAATGCAAGATATATAAAATTTGTAGTTATAATGTTAGTGGTTGTGGGAAGAATGAATAAATGATAAAGTGCACTTTTTGTGGAATTGGGAATAGGCATAGTGTGGTGGACAATGAAGATGCGTGGTGTTATGTAATTCTCAAATATTTTAACATTGAATTTGAATCACAATTTCCTTATGTCTCTAATGATAAAAGTCATAGAGAAAAAAATGTTGATGGTTTATTTGGACCAAAAAATTGCTATGCTTTTTTTGTGGTCTCTCAATGTATTGGTGCAGACATTTTGTGTGAACATTTTGTGTCCACTTACTAATCTTTTCGTGACATAGATGACTTGAATGCCAACAAACAAATGTAGATAGGGGTTAATATGTAATGTAAGGATGTGTTTCTTCCACGAGTTTACAAGTTGAAGATGGCGTATTAAATTAATAATCAAGGAAAAACAGGTAGTCTCCAACCGTGAAAAGCATCTAATAAAGGCTGGTTTATGGCCGtctatttaaatttcaaaatatgattttatGATTTTCTTTATATGATTTTAACTTCTCATaaaaaggcttaaatgcacttttcgtccctgtaagttagcgagtttttgattttcgtccctgtaagttattttttttggttttagtccctatatttcactttcgcgttcgttttagtccctaaaatcaaaatccgcaggaaatttcacaggaaaatccgcaggtaacctgcagattttcctgcggattttggctttagggactaaacctcaagcaaaaagtaagatatagggactaaaaccaaaaaaaataacttacagggacgaaaatcaaaaactcgctaacttacgaGGACCAAAAATGTATTTAAGCCtcataaaaatgcaaaaataattaatttgattaaattttttcaataattattggagtaaaaaaagttgattttgtttagagtgaagactcattgtagtctctcacaaaaattagacaacccaaattagtccctaaCAAAAAAAacccaatttaatcccttataaaatttaaccggatcatattagtccttatgttaatatttttttcaaaccggttttttttcatacttttaaaccgtgattgGACTGGAATTGAACCCAAAACGTTTAACAaatatcttaagtctttaccactagtCCAATGTACATTCATGGCAAATAATTCTTCCTAtagtttttaataatattaaatgattctgaatttaaaacaaaaaagttaaaatttgtacaaAAGGGGTCTTAAACCCAAGTCCGTTCAAGTTTGATAGTCACTccacaactagacaaatcaatttctattgttaatattgTTAATAATGaaaacttaagttaataatttagaacaaacatttacttattttaaataacaaacaaatatcaataatgattatcatttatcggacttagatttgagacctcatttgtataaattttttaatttttgttttaaattcaaaattatttaatattattagtgacaaagacttaagatattgtttaaaactcttgGGTTCGATTTCTTATAAGAATTAATTTTGGCTTTTTGAATATTCTTAAatcagaattgtttaaaaatgaaattaaatttcttaaatcaaaattatttaaaaatgaaactaaaattaaaaattaatttagtatttaaaaaataaaatacatcgTCTCATTCTAGTCACAGTTTAAAAGTaggaaaaaacatatttaaaaagtaTTAATAGAAAGAttaatatggtccggttaaattttgtaagggattaaatcgggttCTTTttattgtgagggactaatttaggTCGTATgatttttgtgagagactaaaatggATCTTcgcttttttgtttatttatctgaGGTGTTGTTTCTTAATTTAATATAAACAGTGAAGACTTATTTTTAGTTCATGAACAATTTCTTAAAACTCTGtttatttccttttaaaaaaatttacttatgaaaaaagttaattaaaataaattaatcctTAAATTTGTAATACTGTTTGGTTGATGAAAAAAATAtggataataaagtaaaaagaataaaaattatgtaATTGTTGAGTAATTTAGTATAGGGTGTTCATTGGTTCAGATAAATTCGAACCAAACTAGAATttgaaccaaaccatagtgtttgggttgaatattttttcaatttgagcaagaaccgaaccaaacaaATGAAATCCAAATGACAATTGGTTTAGGCATcagattttcaattttctacccgTAAATCTAATTCAAACtaaccataattaattatcataaaaattaCTACCAAACATTCAATTTCAATTAGAAAAAAAGTAAAATGTTGTATGTGGAcaagttatgctattttaatttgttattagaaaaatTGTTAGTGTAATGTGGTAACTCAACATAGAGCTATGAAACACATTCTTTATCATATTAACTCAAGTGACTAATTATAAATTCAAAAGTCTTAATGTTAGATATTtttttgttagatatttttgaatctatttagaaaaaaattctaatctaatatttataattgaacactattaatgctatatttttatattattatgaaaaattaatttctataaataagttatttcttttaaatatttttgtatttttttatctacccgatcaatTCAACTCAAACCAACTTGTTGTTTCTCGGATCGATTCGGTTTGGGCTTTATTGCAAAAACTTGCAAATCCAATCTAAATcaattcatttaattttaatcggtttgggTTTTATCGCAAAAATTTGTAAATCCAATATAAACtaatccatttaattttaatcagtATGGGATATCAGATtttctcaaaaccgaaccaaactgacCCGCCAACACCCCTAATTTAATATGataaaagataaaatgaaaaggaagaaaaattgaaattggaattgCTTATGGGGTTTAGAGTTTAATAGGTGTAAAAAAAAAACGGACATACACAAATATATAAATCATGAACATTTATTTACTTCTACAAAAACACTCTTAACACTCATGATTAAGATGTAAGATTTCTCAAACACCCAATCAGAGCCAAAGTAATTTGGCTAATTATACTCATGAATAGAACTGTCATATCATTAATTATTGCATAGCCTAAGAatctaaacaaatataaattccaTTCTAAATATACAAAATAAGGAGGTTAGTTACTTATCATTGATACTACACAAGCAATAACTTTTTGACATTTCTTTTCTTAAACCAACCAACCAACCAACCATTTTTCAAGTTAAGACAACATTACATTGGCAACAATACCATCTATTACTAATAAAAGTGATATTAAGAGGCAACCAACTTTATATATTACTATAGTACTAGAATACCTCAAGCTGATATTTCTATATAttaatctcaatattttttttttttgcatgatTTAAATCACAACCAAACTCTTTACTAATCCTTTGTTGAGGAAATAAAGAAGATCAAAGGATTTTAAGGTGTCACAGGTGCATGCTCAAGTTCATTTCACTTCTGACCAACACAACCTGAGCTGACTAAAGAGGTAATCCAAATATCATCAGATTTAACCGGTTCATCATCGTCATTACGGTGCCAACTCCAGAACGCATGCGTCGAGTTTACAATCTTTAGCTCACCATGACCGAAACTTGCTTCGCGAAATTCTGACCACTTTGGAGACGGATCTATATACCTGCCAAACATCAACGACACAACCATACAAATCTTAAGAATGATCTAAGAATCTTAAATGACACGTAAAAAAGGAACTGAGAAAATATCAGAGAAAACTCGAAGAATAATTTTGAAACCAACTTCAATAAAATGAAACTTACTTATGAGCTAAACCTTCTTTGTTCCCTCCATCACCAATCGTTATATGAACAGCACCGCAAGGATCTAGTTTTCCATTATA
This genomic window contains:
- the LOC131635434 gene encoding vacuolar protein sorting-associated protein 22 homolog 1; protein product: MRRRPGIGGLQTAAAARDQYRLLGENVAKIRTDMMKEQLSTFRSQLEDFARKHKNDIRKNPAFRSQFHEMCAKVGVDPLASNKGFWAELLGIGDFYYELGVQIVDICLATRPLNGGLINLQELCNLLRQRRKSDRGVVSEDDCLRAISKLKVLGSGFEVISVGKKKLVRSVPTELNKDHNEILELAQGQGFVTVDQVEKRLSWTSGRAIDALDTLLDDGLAMIDDGHKDGKRRYWFPCVSPISSLTGTDTL
- the LOC131635433 gene encoding fatty acid desaturase 4, chloroplastic-like; translated protein: MSSFTQHNYLPSFHHQACTKSKLIHRIRVYCSTNTTTTRTTTATPKSKPNVDQLIVEPRFAPLPIKAVTVANHPTESETSLQSTWSHRAWVAVGCTTLLISLGESIKGSMDMNMWVEPILAGWVGYILADLGSGVYHWAIDNYGDGSTPFVGAQIEAFQGHHKWPWTITKRQFANNLHALARVVTFVVLPIDLVFHDPIVQSFVAMCAGCIMFSQQFHAWAHGTKSRLPPLVVALQESGVLVSRLQHGAHHRPPYNNNYCIVSGVWNEVLDETKAFEAIEMILYFKLGVRPRSWSEPASEWLEDIEIASQSQAQ